Proteins found in one Vicia villosa cultivar HV-30 ecotype Madison, WI unplaced genomic scaffold, Vvil1.0 ctg.002443F_1_1, whole genome shotgun sequence genomic segment:
- the LOC131638827 gene encoding uncharacterized protein LOC131638827 gives MPNFEEVKSTIFNMNKESAPGPYGFGSLFFLTYWDIVAQDVIDDIIQFFRSGWIIPNFNSNSIVLIPKSKNADPVDHFRPIALANYKFNIITKIIGQILAQMMLFIISPNQRDFIRGRKMKDCLCIKFESINVWNNKASGDNLALKIDIKKTFDTIQWSLLIQVLRKFGFNDMFCGWMEVILKSVKLSISINRNQRVSLTVKEELGTKIHSLTFSFV, from the coding sequence ATGCCTAACTTTGAGGAAGTCAAAAGTACAATCTTCAACATGAACAAAGAAAGTGCTCCAGGTCCATATGGATTTGGTTCATTATTTTTCTTAACATACTGGGACATTGTGGCTCAAGATGTGATAGATGATATTATACAATTTTTTAGATCAGGTTGGATTATACCTAACTTCAATTCTAACAGTATTGTTCTTATTCCAAAATCCAAAAATGCAGATCCTGTGGATCATTTTAGACCTATTGCATTGGCCAATTATAAATTCAATATTATCACAAAGATTATTGGTCAAATATTAGCTCAGATGATGTTATTTATTATATCTCCTAACCAAAGGGATTTCATTAGAGGGAGGAAAATGAAGGACTGCCTTTGTATAAAATTTGAATCCATTAATGTTTGGAATAATAAGGCATCTGGAGATAACTTGGCTTTGAAGATAGATATCAAGAAGACCTTTGATACCATTCAATGGAGTTTATTAATACAAGTTCTTAGGAAATTCGGTTTCAATGATATGTTTTGTGGTTGGATGGAAGTCATTCTAAAGTCTGTCAAGCTATCTATTTCCATAAATAGAAATCAGAGGGTTTCTTTGACTGTCAAAGAGGAGTTAGGAACAAAGATCCACTCTCTTACATTCTCTTTTGTTTAA
- the LOC131638829 gene encoding uncharacterized protein LOC131638829, with the protein MKIKSLIFVFFSCAMFIIFIVAIESFKDEKQFDVAKEFQSEILYHYKKPWTFMRSYPKTSKYDNGVKKGEVPYGGIGSIEKDGEGGAQDEDEQKVKKRKAKRKGERQGVVRSKYI; encoded by the exons atgaaaatcaagTCTTTAATCTTCGTATTTTTTTCTTGTGCgatgtttattatatttattgtGGCAATTGAGTCATTCAAAGATGAGAAACAAT TTGACGTAGCAAAAGAATTCCAAAGTGAAATTTTGTATCATTATAAAAAACCTTGGACCTTTATGCGTAGTTATCCAAAAACATCTAAGTATGATAATGGAGTAAAGAAAGGTGAAGTTCCCTATGGTGGAATAGGCTCAATAGAAAAGGATGGTGAAGGAGGTGCACAAGACGAAGATGAACAAA AAGTGAAAAAAAGGAAAGCAAAAAGAAAAGGTGAACGACAAGGTGTTGTTAGATCAAAGTACATATGA